ATGGTGTCGTTGGTGTGGGCGCCGGCGCGGCACCAGAAGATCGACGAGACATGGTCGAGCGGCTCGCCGGCGAGCTCGAGCGCTGCCAGCGTGTTTTCGACGGTCGGCGTCTCGCTGTTGCCGGCGATGGCGTCGATCTGCGCCTGATGCGCCTGCAGCGCCGCGCCGAAGACCGGGCCGAAATCGTTGTCGCCGATGCGGGAGAAATCCGGCAGGCCGAGCGGGCCTTGCCAAAAGGTCAGCGGATGGGCGGCGAGGTCGACGGTCTTTGCAGATGACATGAGCGATTCCGGTGGGCTGGGATGGAGGCGGGATGCCCAGGATGTAGGGCGATGCCGCGCATCGCGCAACTCGGGTAGCCCCGGGATTCGCCTAAGGACATTCAAGGGGTAAGGCGATTCACCGTTTCACGGAAACGGCGAAACGTGCTGGTTCATCGCAAACGCTGGAGATCGGCTGAAGCCTCTCAACCTCGTCATCCACGGGCGAAGCGGACGCGGAGACCCGAGGATCCATTCCGTGACTTTAGCCGAGGAATGCAGCGCCAGCAGAATTCTGCACCGTGGCAACGCCTCGACGTCACGGCATGGGATCCTATGGTCTGCGCGCGTCGCTTCGCTCCTTGCTCCGCCATAGGATGACGATCGCGATGAGCGTTTCGGCCAATCGCCAAGGCATCTGCCAACGCAAACACTAGTAAGCGCTGCAGTCCTGCGCGACCGCCGTTTGGGTGCTGGCGGTGATGCGGCCGCCGACGACGGTGAAGGTTTCGCGCATCAGCGTGTCGTTCTCGGGGAAGTCGTAGCAGGCAAGCACCGTCGTCTCACCGTTCTCGCTCTTCTCGATGCGGTGGCGGATCGCGGCGCCCGCGACCGCGTCCTGCCATTGGTCGATCGAGTCGATGAATTCCTGCTTGTCCTGGACGACGCCAAGGTCCTCGAGCGTCATGCGCGCGTCGTCGGCAAGCAGGGCCGACAATTCGGTGCGGTCGGCCGCCAGCAGCGCCGAATACCAGCGATCGATGATCGCGCTGTCGTCGGCACGAGCAGCAAGGAACGAGAACAGCAGCGCGACGGCGGCAAGGACGGCGTGGCGAAAATGACGATGCATCCTCCGCCTCATTCCATTTCCAGCCGTTCGAAATCGCCGGTCTGCCTGTTCATCACCCAGAGCTCGCCGGTCGAGATGTCGAACCAGGCGCCGTGCAGGGTGAGCCTGCCCTTGCCCTCGAGGATCGAGACGCAGGGAAAGGTCCTGAGATTGGCGATGGAATAGCGGATCGAGATGCGCTCCAGCGCCGTCTGCCGCTCCGTCGCGGTCATCAGCGTGCTTGCGGCCACGGTTTCGGCGGCCGGCGCGATCAGGCTCATCCATTTGCCGATGAAATCGCCGGCCGAGAGCGGCGCGGAGCTGGTGTCGAGCGCGGCGCGGATGCCGCCGCAGCGGCCATGCCCCATCACCACGATGTTCTTCACCTTCAGGCTCTGCACGGCGAATTCGAGCGCGGCCGAGGTCGAATGGTACTCGCCGTCCGGCTCATAGGGCGGCACCAGATTGCCGACATTGCGCAGCACGAAGAGCTCGCCAGGCCCGGCATCGAAGATCGCTTCCGGCGCCGAGCGCGAATCGCAGCAGGCGACGATCATCGTCTCGGGCGCCTGGCCGTCGCGGGCCAGCGAGCGATAGCGCCCGCTTTCGGCGGGATAGCGGCCGCTCATGAAGTTGCGGTAGCCGGTCAGCAGATGCTCGGGGAGGTGAGGCATGGGCGGCTAGAGCCTTTCCGGGGGTTGGAGGCGGCAGCGCGTTGCGATCGAAAAAGGCTCTATCTCTCTGTTTTGACGCAATTCCGGACGGAAAACGGTTACACACTTTTCCTGGAATTGCTCTAACGGCAAAAGCCGGTCGCGAGCAATGCCGAATTGCGGATGGCAGCGTCGCAATCGCATGCCGCCAAAAGCCGCGCGGCCGATTTTGTTCAAGCCCAGATGGCGACGGGTATCCCGAAGCGGTCGGTCAGCGGCGGGTCGGGGGAAGGCCGCGCCTCGCCGCCGGCGATCCGTCCGGCGATCAGCATCATGGCCGCCGCGTCGAGGAAGTCGTCGCTGGCGGCGCCTCGCGGCGGCGCCTGGTCGAGGAAGCTCTTTTCGTAGCCATGCCGGCAAAGCAGCGCCTTGCGCTCCTCCATGCCGGCCGGATTGACGGCGCCCTTTATCTTCTTGGGCAGCGTCATCGCCGCACCGCCGTTCAGCCGGCAGAAAGCCACTTCGGGATGCGATTCGAAGATGCGGCCGCGCAAATCCGGCCGCGCGATCAGCAAGGCATCGATCTCGCGGATTTTGGCAAAGATGCCAAAGGCCTGGATGGAGACGCCGCGCGGCGGATCGGAGGTCGCCATCGCCACCTCGCTCGCCCGCCGGTGCGCGGCATACCAGGCCTCGACGGTGGTGAAGTCGGCAGTGTCGGCATAGAGCGCCGCGCGCGAGGGGATGGCAAAGACGCTCGACTGCCGGGCACCCAGCAGCGGCCGTACCAGCGCTTCCGGTCCGCGACCGCCGCGGCTGGAAAAGTCCGGCAGGCCGATCGGCAT
The window above is part of the Mesorhizobium sp. WSM4904 genome. Proteins encoded here:
- a CDS encoding DUF429 domain-containing protein produces the protein MTPGALAGVDGCKAGWIAVHREQGASPSVSVFPTFQLLLDALPDATIAVDMPIGLPDFSSRGGRGPEALVRPLLGARQSSVFAIPSRAALYADTADFTTVEAWYAAHRRASEVAMATSDPPRGVSIQAFGIFAKIREIDALLIARPDLRGRIFESHPEVAFCRLNGGAAMTLPKKIKGAVNPAGMEERKALLCRHGYEKSFLDQAPPRGAASDDFLDAAAMMLIAGRIAGGEARPSPDPPLTDRFGIPVAIWA
- a CDS encoding DUF4440 domain-containing protein, which translates into the protein MHRHFRHAVLAAVALLFSFLAARADDSAIIDRWYSALLAADRTELSALLADDARMTLEDLGVVQDKQEFIDSIDQWQDAVAGAAIRHRIEKSENGETTVLACYDFPENDTLMRETFTVVGGRITASTQTAVAQDCSAY
- a CDS encoding carbonic anhydrase, which encodes MPHLPEHLLTGYRNFMSGRYPAESGRYRSLARDGQAPETMIVACCDSRSAPEAIFDAGPGELFVLRNVGNLVPPYEPDGEYHSTSAALEFAVQSLKVKNIVVMGHGRCGGIRAALDTSSAPLSAGDFIGKWMSLIAPAAETVAASTLMTATERQTALERISIRYSIANLRTFPCVSILEGKGRLTLHGAWFDISTGELWVMNRQTGDFERLEME